The Macadamia integrifolia cultivar HAES 741 unplaced genomic scaffold, SCU_Mint_v3 scaffold3120, whole genome shotgun sequence genome window below encodes:
- the LOC122067777 gene encoding PH, RCC1 and FYVE domains-containing protein 1-like has translation MADLASYGNPERDVEQALIALKKGSQLIKYSRKGKPKLCPFRLSSDEKTLIWYSRGEERNLKLSSVTRIIPGQRTAVFRRYLRPDKDYLSFSLLYNNGERTLDLICKDKGEAEIWFAGLKALISKGHRTRRTRSEISDIQDSSDFLSNGRPSGATLETTSSSISRSLTSLSFSSSDVASDNANMQLRTSIGDGFRLSVSSAPSVSSGGSGPDDIESLGDVYVWGEVWSDGGLSDGSANHFPSKTDVLLPKPLESNVVLDVHQIACGFRHAALVTRQGEVFTWGEESGGRLGHGIDRDVCHPRVVEYLAVNNVDYVSCGEYHTCAISMAGDLFTWGDGTHNSGLLGHGTDVSHWIPKRISGPLEGLQVLSVACGTWHSALATSNGKLFTFGDGTFGVLGHGDRESVTYPREVRSLSGLKTIKVACGVWHTAAIVEVIGQAGANVSSRKLFTWGDGDKYRLGHGDKETRLKPTCVSSIIDYNLHQIACGHSITVALTTSGHVFTMGSTAYGQLGNPLSDGKVPCLVQDKLVGEYAEEISCGSFHVAVLTSRSEVFTWGRGANGRLGHGDMEDRKVPTMVEALKDRHVKSLSCGSNFTASICIHKWVSSADQSLCSGCRQAFGFTRKRHNCYNCGLVHCHACSSKKALRAALAPTPGKPHRVCDSCYTKLKASEAGSTSHVSRKSVVPRRSVDSRERAVRGEGRFSKVLLSPSTEPMKYIEVTSVKHGMKSESPIRVPQVSSLLQLRDISFSPLSALQFALKPVITSPQPAVISRPASPYSSRKPSPPRASTPVVANSYLDRLRKTNESCLQENMKLQNQVRSLRQELQKSQERAEEAASLANAESLKCTAANEIIKSIAAQMKEMTDTLPAEIYDSETFKTMYSHVEVLLKTNGSQEDASLQEEHLESDQQDIPDKPVLDDESSTNAQDERVDDTVGAPEADDVSQNAEGNVENSNRLSISDNGETVPQQSTENGSRPPITSMVKNVIETEVTELFEPGVYVTVIQLRNGTKVFKRVRFSKRRFVEHQAEDWWKENKDRVLKKYSPGKGHTQTGSSGNVATAAEEDEATPSSHT, from the exons ATGGCAGATCTAGCTAGTTATGGGAATCCTGAGCGTGACGTTGAGCAG GCGCTTATTGCTTTGAAGAAAGGATCTCAGTTGATTAAGTATAGTCGGAAAGGAAAGCCTAAGCTTTGCCCGTTCAGACTTTCTAGC GATGAAAAAACATTGATCTGGTACTCTCGTGGAGAGGAAAGAAATCTGAAGTTATCTTCTGTGACACGTATTATCCCTGGACAGAGAACC GCTGTCTTTAGGAGATATCTGCGCCCTGACAAGGATTATTtgtcattttctcttctttataatAATGGTGAAAGAACTCTTGATTTG ATATGCAAGGACAAAGGTGAGGCAGAGATTTGGTTTGCTGGCCTTAAGGCATTAATTTCCAAGGGTCATCGTACTAGGCGTACTAGAAGTGAAATCTCTGAT ATCCAAGACAGCAGTGACTTTCTTTCAAATGGTCGTCCTTCTGGTGCAACACTAGAGACAACATCGAGTAGTATTTCCCGTAGTCTGACTTCTTTGAGTTTTTCAAGCTCAGATGTGGCATCAGACAATGCAAATATGCAACTAAGAACAAGTATAGGAGATGGTTTTCGACTTAGCGTTTCAAGCGCTCCTAGCGTTTCAAGTGGTGGTTCTGGACCAGATGACATTGAATCTTTGGGTGATGTCTATGTCTGGGGAGAGGTTTGGTCTGATGGTGGTTTATCTGATGGATCTGCAAACCATTTCCCATCAAAAACTGACGTGCTTCTTCCTAAACCATTAGAATCAAATGTAGTTTTAGATGTTCATCAGATTGCCTGTGGTTTTAGACATGCTGCTCTTGTTACAAGGCAAGGTGAAGTTTTCACATGGGGAGAGGAATCTGGTGGGAGGCTTGGCCATGGAATTGATAGAGATGTCTGTCACCCTCGAGTTGTTGAATACCTGGCAGTCAACAATGTTGATTATGTTTCCTGTGGTGAATATCATACTTGTGCCATATCTATGGCTGGTGATTTATTTACCTGGGGAGATGGTACCCATAATTCTGGACTTTTAGGTCATGGCACAGATGTTAGCCACTGGATACCAAAAAGAATTTCTGGGCCTTTAGAAGGACTTCAAGTCCTATCGGTTGCATGTGGCACATGGCATTCAGCACTGGCAACTTCTAATGGGAAGCTGTTTACATTTGGTGATGGGACATTTGGTGTTTTGGGGCATGGGGACCGAGAAAGTGTCACATACCCAAGGGAAGTTCGATCTTTGAGTGGACTAAAGACCATTAAGGTGGCATGTGGTGTGTGGCACACTGCAGCTATTGTAGAAGTTATCGGACAAGCCGGTGCAAATGTTTCTTCTAGAAAGCTGTTTACCTGGGGGGATGGTGATAAATACCGTCTGGGTCATGGTGACAAGGAAACAAGACTAAAACCCACCTGTGTTTCATCAATTATTGATTACAATTTACACCAAATTGCCTGTGGACATAGTATTACTGTTGCCCTGACAACATCAGGGCATGTTTTCACCATGGGAAGCACAGCATATGGTCAGTTGGGCAATCCTCTGTCTGATGGTAAGGTTCCTTGTTTAGTGCAAGATAAATTGGTTGGGGAGTATGCTGAAGAAATTTCATGTGGTTCATTCCATGTTGCTGTGTTGACATCAAGAAGTGAAGTATTCACATGGGGTAGAGGTGCCAATGGAAGATTGGGGCATGGGGACATGGAAGATCGGAAAGTTCCTACCATGGTTGAAGCACTGAAAGATAGGCATGTGAAAAGTTTATCATGTGGTTCAAACTTCACTGCAAGTATATGCATTCATAAGTGGGTGTCTAGTGCAGACCAATCACTCTGCTCTGGTTGTCGACAAGCATTTGGTTTTACTAGAAAAAGGCACAACTGTTATAACTGTGGACTGGTGCACTGCCATGCTTGTAGTTCAAAAAAAGCATTGAGAGCTGCATTAGCTCCAACTCCAGGCAAACCACATCGTGTATGTGATTCTTGTTATACAAAGCTTAAAGCTTCTGAGGCTGGTAGCACCTCTCATGTCAGTAGGAAGAGTGTTGTGCCTCGACGTTCAGTAGATAGCAGGGAGAGGGCTGTCAGGGGAGAGGGAAGGTTCTCAAAGGTTCTTCTATCACCTTCCACAGAACCAATGAAGTACATCGAGGTCACATCAGTAAAGCATGGGATGAAATCTGAATCTCCTATAAGAGTTCCCCAAGTTTCTTCACTCTTACAACTCAGAGATATTTCTTTTAGTCCACTAAGTGCACTTCAATTTGCTCTGAAACCAGTTATTACCTCACCTCAGCCAGCAGTGATCTCAAGGCCTGCTTCACCATACTCAAGTAGGAAGCCAAGCCCCCCACGTGCTTCAACTCCTGTAGTTGCAAACAGTTATTTGGATCGTCTCCGTAAAACAAATGAAAGTTGTCTCCAGGAAAATATGAAGTTGCAAAACCAA GTTCGAAGTTTAAGACAAGAGCTTCAGAAATCACAGGAAAGAGCTGAAGAAGCTGCTTCATTGGCTAATGCAGAGTCACTGAAGTGCACAGCTGCAAATGAAATTATCAAGTCAATTGCAGCCCAG ATGAAGGAAATGACAGATACGTTACCTGCAGAAATTTATGATAGTGAAACCTTCAAAACCATGTATAGCCATGTTGAAGTTTTGCTAAAAACAAATGGAAGCCAAGAAGATGCTTCCTTGCAAGAAGAGCATTTAGAGTCTGACCAACAAGATATTCCTGATAAACCTGTCTTAGATGATGAATCCTCAACCAATGCACAAGATGAAAGAGTGGATGATACTGTTGGTGCTCCAGAAGCTGATGATGTATCACAGAATGCTGAAGGAAATGTTGAAAACAGTAATAGACTGTCCATTTCTGATAATGGAGAGACTGTTCCTCAACAAAGTACAGAAAATGGATCAAGACCACCCATAACATCAATGGTGAAGAATGTGATAGAAACAGAAGTGACTGAACTATTTGAACCTGGTGTATATGTAACGGTCATTCAACTCCGAAATGGGACCAAAGTGTTTAAGCGAGTTAGATTCAG CAAAAGGAGGTTTGTTGAGCATCAGGCTGAAGATTGGTGGAAGGAAAACAAAGATAGGGTACTTAAGAAGTACAGCCCAGGGAAGGGCCATACCCAAACAGGATCATCAGGCAATGTAGCAACGGCTGCTGAGGAAGATGAGGCAACACCATCTTCTCACACATAG